From a single Candidatus Eisenbacteria bacterium genomic region:
- a CDS encoding ferritin family protein, with the protein MDRKLFRKTLEFAVQNEAEAQRFYRRAAEVTSNGALRSLFRELSKEEAKHKAMIERFLANQEMEIRFDRVPDRLLPSRPGPFPSAEMAIADALRLAMKKEEEAKDLYTGLAKGCDDPEERKVFLDLAAMEMGHRQMLENAYSDAGFPTEW; encoded by the coding sequence ATGGATCGCAAGCTGTTCCGGAAAACGCTGGAGTTCGCAGTCCAGAACGAGGCGGAAGCCCAAAGATTCTACCGGCGCGCCGCGGAGGTCACATCCAACGGCGCCCTGAGGAGCCTCTTTCGGGAGCTGAGTAAAGAAGAGGCGAAACACAAGGCGATGATCGAACGTTTCCTCGCCAACCAGGAGATGGAGATCCGGTTCGATCGCGTACCGGACCGCCTCCTCCCCAGTCGCCCCGGTCCTTTCCCTTCGGCGGAGATGGCGATCGCGGACGCGCTCCGTCTGGCGATGAAGAAGGAAGAGGAGGCGAAGGACCTCTACACCGGGCTCGCGAAGGGGTGCGATGATCCGGAAGAGAGGAAGGTCTTCCTCGATCTGGCGGCCATGGAGATGGGGCACCGCCAGATGTTGGAGAACGCCTACTCCGACGCCGGATTCCCCACGGAGTGGTGA